From the genome of Leguminivora glycinivorella isolate SPB_JAAS2020 chromosome 26, LegGlyc_1.1, whole genome shotgun sequence, one region includes:
- the LOC125239793 gene encoding uncharacterized protein LOC125239793, whose translation MAPTYITNRCIVETQLRGPMLKVVLSVMRFEDDANEIVTNNYINGMALVVVSMRPLKTPEFHLQVNVKIKKTIQAKKKTVSLNVTAEGFNKEILCQDDWLEFQIPTKKYDGFLSKKSNIFLYTITINFVIQDATHSVVCNEHYKELYEETEFTDFKLQAEDGTVPVHKSVLFVHSEMFRAMLKGQWKETGQGSIDMVGVTVKTLQCLKAYMYLGTIPNTELELKPLLLLARRCLMDKLAAGCIEKLIATAKLDTLDGLIEYAVQNNIPELIKGIVLRTPDNALGKISMVTFI comes from the exons ATGGCTCCCACTTACATTACAAACAGGTG CATAGTGGAAACACAACTGCGAGGGCCAATGCTAAAGGTAGTACTATCAGTTATGAGATTTGAAGATGATGCCAATGAAATTGTCACCAACAATTATATAAATGGGATGGCTTTAGTTGTTGTAAGCATGAGGCCTCTAAAAACACCTGAATTCCATCTTCAAGTCaatgttaaaataaagaagacTATTCAGGCAAAGAAGAAAACAGTCTCACTGAATGTGACCGCAGAAGGCTTCAACAAGGAAATACTTTGTCAGGATGACTGGCTTGAATTTCAAATACCAACCAAAAAGTATGACGGTTTTTTAAGCAAAAaaagtaacatttttttatatacaattaCAATCAATTTTGTAATACAAGATGCAACACATTCTGTTGTATGCAatgaacattataaagaacTTTATGAAGAAACAGAGTTCACAGACTTCAAACTTCAGGCGGAAGATGGTACCGTGCCGGTGCACAAGAGTGTATTGTTCGTACACAGTGAGATGTTCCGAGCCATGCTGAAAGGACAATGGAAAGAGACGGGACAAGGTAGCATCGACATGGTAGGAGTCACAGTAAAGACCCTGCAGTGCTTAAAGGCATACATGTACTTGGGGACCATTCCAAATACAGAGTTAGAATTAAAACCACTATTACTGCTGGCTAGACGGTGCCTGATGGACAAGTTGGCAGCGGGCTGCATCGAGAAACTGATTGCAACTGCGAAGTTGGACACGTTGGATGGGCTGATTGAATACGCTGTTCAAAACAACATACCTGAATTGATAAAAGGAATAGTTTTAAGAACTCCCGATAATGCTTTAGGCAAAATCAGTAtggtaacatttatttag